From the genome of Labedella gwakjiensis:
TTCGAGGACCTCGCGGACGAATCCCGCCCGGCGCTCGAATGGCGGGCGCTCGTCGAGGACATCGCCGGGGAGGCGACGCGTCCGGTGAGTGTGCCCTCCGGCCTCACGGCGCAGCTCCGCCCGTATCAGGCCGAGGGGTTCTCGTGGCTCGCGCATCTGTGGCGGCATGGTCTCGGCGGCATCCTCGCCGACGACATGGGGCTCGGGAAGACGCTGCAATGCCTCGCGCTCGTGCAGCACGCGGTGGAGAGCGTGGCGGCATCGGCGCGGGATCGACCAGCGCCCTTCCTCGTGGTCGCCCCCACGTCCGTCGCGCCCGGCTGGGTCACGGAGGCCACGCGGTTCGCCCCCGGGCTCGTCGTGCGGCGGGCCGTGGGGACCGAAGCCGCCGGTCGGGCCCGCGTCGACGAACTCGCGCGTGGCGCCGACATCGTCGTGACGACGTACGCTCTCCTTCGTCTCGATGCCGACGCGTATCGGGACGTCGACGGCGGGTGGTCCGGCGTCATCCTCGACGAGGCGCAGTTCGTGAAGAACTCCGCGTCGCAGGCGCACGAGGCGGTGCGTGATCTGGGGGTGTCCTTCGTCCTCGCCGTCACCGGCACCCCGCTCGAGAACTCGCTCAGCGAGCTGCACGCCATCCTCGCCCTCACGTCACCGGGCCTCTTCCCGTCCGCTCGTCGCTTCGCCCAGGAGTTCGTGCGCGTCATCGAGCAGCCGGTCGGTGGCATCACGTCGGGGCGGGGCGCCGGCGACGCACCCGCCGTCACGGCCGAGCTGCGCTCGGCGAGGCTCGAGCGTCTCCGCCGCCGCATCGCGCCGTTCCTGCTGAGACGCACCAAGGACGTCGTGGCCCCGGAGCTGCCGGAGAAGAGCGAGCAGGTGCTCTCCGTGGAGCTCGCACCGGAGCATCGCGAGCTCTACGACGTGTACCTGCAGCGTGAGCGTCAGAAGCTCTTCGGCCTCATCGACGACCTCGATCGGAACCGCTTCATCGTGTTCCGCTCGCTCACCCTCCTCCGCATGCTCGCGCTCGACGCCGGCCTGGTCTCGGACGACTACGCCCACATCCCCTCGACGCGACTCGATTCCCTCGTGGACCACCTGCGGGAGATCGTGGACGAGGGCCACCGCACCCTCGTGTTCAGCCAGTTCACGACCTACCTCGATCGCGTGCGTTCCCGGCTCGACGCCGAGGGCATCGCCTCCGTGACCCTCCAGGGCTCGACGCGCGACCGCGAGGGCGTGGTGCGGGAGTTCCGCGAGGGCGACGCCCCCGTCTTCCTGATCAGCCTCAAAGCCGGTGGATTCGGCCTCACCCTCACGGAGGCCGACTACGTGTTCCTGCTCGACCCGTGGTGGAACCCGGCGAGCGAGGAGCAGGCCATCGACCGGACCCACCGTATCGGCCAGGACAAGAACGTCCTCGTGTACCGGATGGTGGCCGCCGACACGATCGAGGAGAAGGTCATGGCGCTCAAGGAGCGGAAGTCGGAGCTCGTCGCCGGGGTGCTCGACGACGACGGCGAGCTCTTCGGGCCGTCACTCGACGCCGGGGACATCCGGGAGCTCCTCAGCTGATCCCTGCTGCGTCGGAGGGACGGGACTGAACCCGGAGACGGACGGACGCGAATAGAGTTGGAGGACACGATTCACCGGGAGGCACCCACATGACCGATCAGCATTTCGACGTCGTCGTTCTCGGCGCAGGACCGGGCGGATACGTCGCGGCCATCCGCGCCGCACAGCTCGGCAAGTCCGTCGCGATCGTCGAGGAGAAGTACTGGGGAGGCGTCTGTCTCAACGTCGGGTGCATCCCGTCCAAGGCGCTGCTGCGCAACGCGGAGCTCGCCCACATCTTCACCCACCAGGCGAAGACCTTCGGCATGAGCGGCGACGTCTCGTTCGACTACGGCGTCGCGTACGACCGCAGTCGCACCGTGGCCGACGGCCGCGTCAAGGGCGTCCACTTCCTCATGCGGAAGAACAAGATCACCGAGTTCGACGGTCGCGGCACGTTCACCGACGACCACACCCTCTCCGTCGCACTGTCGAGTGGTGAGACGCAGACGGTGTCGTTCGACAACATCATCATCGCCACGGGCTCCGTCGTGCGCCTGCTGCCCGGCGTCGAGCTGAGCGACAACGTGGTGACGTACGAGTCGCAGATCATGGAGCGCGACCTGCCGTCGTCGATCGTCATCGTGGGCGCCGGCGCGATCGGCATGGAGTTCGCCTACGTCATGCGCAACTACGGCGTCGAGGTCACGATCGTCGAGTTCCTCGATCGTGCGCTCCCCAACGAGGACGTCGACGTCTCGAAGGAGATCACGAAGCAGTACAAGGGCTACGGGATCCCGATCATGACCTCGACGAAGGTCGAGAAGGTCGTGGACGAGGGGTCGCAGGTCACCGTGACCTACACGGCCAAGGACGGCTCGACCGGCACCCTCACGGCCGACAAGGTCCTCATGTCGGTCGGCTTCGCCCCGCGCGTGGACGGCTACGGCCTCGACAAGGCCGGCGTGAAGCTCACCGAGCGCGGCGCGATCGATATCGACGCTCGCATGCGCACCAACGTCCCGCACATCTACGCGATCGGCGACGTCACCGCGAAGCTGCAGCTCGCGCACGTGGCTGAGGCCCAGGGTGTCGTGGCGGCGGAGACCATCGCCGACGCGGAGACGCAGGAGCTCGGCGACTACCGGATGA
Proteins encoded in this window:
- a CDS encoding DEAD/DEAH box helicase, producing MTSSPESWRDALATFRHDAPEPSVGASRRPRTGLALQFELREMIPRTAHRWNGPTSRSVAIPRANGRGAARSASAEDEVPGTGEFRLAARPTAETSKGWARGTMTWTNLPHLLNRMNLDPEQHRWFCELGALHRAAGAMALDPDASLLFLDEFANPVLWAMLGQAADLRIPLIGTGSGSSVAVGSRARLLVDLRRESQGVRLEPSLLFDLPTTGRTADVRLARPIGAHGVSIVDPRDPRDIVIAATAAPLGSDELAILRGRGPLADGLVVPADAVDEFLSTYVPGLRERLEVVSADDSVVLPDVVPPVLVLRVAFATGHRTELTWRWRVSRGGAPFTPVSELIPPGVLPDAWLPDAASEPDGATRVSGAGSEAPPPPLDVTLEGVESAHFVTELLPRLRTLDGVRVETTGTKPSYRELTGDPELVVSTMPSDKRDWFDLGVTVTVDGRTIPFLPLFTALAKGRKRLLLVDGTYLSLKHPAFARLAELIEEAKDLAEWETTPVISRRHVSLWSDFEDLADESRPALEWRALVEDIAGEATRPVSVPSGLTAQLRPYQAEGFSWLAHLWRHGLGGILADDMGLGKTLQCLALVQHAVESVAASARDRPAPFLVVAPTSVAPGWVTEATRFAPGLVVRRAVGTEAAGRARVDELARGADIVVTTYALLRLDADAYRDVDGGWSGVILDEAQFVKNSASQAHEAVRDLGVSFVLAVTGTPLENSLSELHAILALTSPGLFPSARRFAQEFVRVIEQPVGGITSGRGAGDAPAVTAELRSARLERLRRRIAPFLLRRTKDVVAPELPEKSEQVLSVELAPEHRELYDVYLQRERQKLFGLIDDLDRNRFIVFRSLTLLRMLALDAGLVSDDYAHIPSTRLDSLVDHLREIVDEGHRTLVFSQFTTYLDRVRSRLDAEGIASVTLQGSTRDREGVVREFREGDAPVFLISLKAGGFGLTLTEADYVFLLDPWWNPASEEQAIDRTHRIGQDKNVLVYRMVAADTIEEKVMALKERKSELVAGVLDDDGELFGPSLDAGDIRELLS
- the lpdA gene encoding dihydrolipoyl dehydrogenase, whose amino-acid sequence is MTDQHFDVVVLGAGPGGYVAAIRAAQLGKSVAIVEEKYWGGVCLNVGCIPSKALLRNAELAHIFTHQAKTFGMSGDVSFDYGVAYDRSRTVADGRVKGVHFLMRKNKITEFDGRGTFTDDHTLSVALSSGETQTVSFDNIIIATGSVVRLLPGVELSDNVVTYESQIMERDLPSSIVIVGAGAIGMEFAYVMRNYGVEVTIVEFLDRALPNEDVDVSKEITKQYKGYGIPIMTSTKVEKVVDEGSQVTVTYTAKDGSTGTLTADKVLMSVGFAPRVDGYGLDKAGVKLTERGAIDIDARMRTNVPHIYAIGDVTAKLQLAHVAEAQGVVAAETIADAETQELGDYRMMPRATFCQPQVASFGLTEQQARDEGHDVKVVSFPFMANGKAHGLGEPTGFVKLVADAEYGELLGGHLIGPDVSELLPELTLAQKWDLTATELARNVHTHPTLSEALQEGFHGLTGHMINF